AGACCTCTCTGGCGACACTGGCCATGCCCTCGATGCCGGGGGTCGGGTCCTCCAGATATTCCAGGACCCCGTCCAACTCCTTGCCGACGCGGATGGACGTCTCCACCGTCCATGCGCCGTTGGGGTCGATGCGCAGCGGGTAGTCGGGGAAGGCTCGGCGCAGCGCCCGAATCGCCTCGATCTCCTCTTCGGGAGGGAACACCCCGCCCTTGAGCTTGATCGCGCTGAAGCCGTACTCGTCGATCATCCGGCGGGCCTGGGCCACGAGCTGGTCCGGGTCGAGGGCGGCGCCCCACTGGTCCTCGGCCCCGCCGGGGTGACCTGCCCACTTGTAGAAGAGGTAGGCGCTGTAGTCGACCCGATCCCGCACCGCACCACCGAGCAGGTCACTGACCGGACGCCCGATGGCGTGGCCCTGTATGTCCAGGCAGGCGACTTCGAAAGGAGAGAGCACACGGTCGGCGGTGCTGCTGCCGGTCACCATGCCGCTCATGCCGTGTCCCGCCTTGGACGTGTCGGCGGCCAGGGTGGCGTGGACTCGTCGCGCGATCTCGTTGACGTCCCAGACGTCGACGTCGATGAGCTGCGCGGCGGCCAGGCGAATCCGATCCAGGTGACCCGCGTCGCCGTAGGTCTCACCGAGTCCGACGAGTCCGGAGTCGGTGACGATCTCGATGATCGCGCGCAGCGCGAAGGGTTCATGGACGCCGACGACGTTGAGCAGCGGCAGGTCCCGGAAGGCGACCGGGGTCACCCGGACCTCGCGGATGCGATGCGGCTCGGTTGTCACGCTCTCGGGCACCAAGGCTCCTCCGAGGAGTCGACCGACTGCGATCGTCGGCGATCGATGGATACCGGTGCAGTCTAACCAGACGCTGTCCACATGGGTAGACGTCAGACATAATCGAAGACAGTTTCGGCCGTCGGGTCGCGGTCCGGCCGACTCGCCCGCCGAGCGGGCCGCCGCGCCGAGTCACGGCATCAGGCACTCAGAAAGCCGTACTCGTACCGGCGGGCGGCACCCCGGCTGAGCGGCGGACGGCGGTGAGGTCGGCGCGGCTCCCGCAGACGACGACCCCGACGACCCACACCCATTCTGGAGGCAGGCACGCTCAGAAAAGCAGATCCGCTCAGGAGTCGAGCACGGCCATCGCGTCGATCTCGACCAGCATCTCTTCCCGAGGCAGGCCGGTGAAGACCGTGGTCCTGGCAGGCAGCACACCCCCGGCGACACGGGCCGAGACGAACTCTCCATAGGCCTCGTTCATCGCAGCGAAGTCGTCGCGAGTGGTCAGGTAGACCCGCAGCATCACCACGTCGTCGAAGCTCGCCCCGGCCGCCGCCAGGATCGCCTCGATGTTGCGGAGCGTTCTGGTGGTCTGCGCCCGGACGTCGCCGGGGAAGACGTAGGCGTTGCTGTCCGGGTCGACCGGCCCCTGCCCGGACACCTGGAGGATCGGGCCCTTGCGAACGCCCTGCGAGAAGGTGTGGGCGGGCGCAGGTGCGGCATCGGTGCGGAGAGCGGTCTTGGGGTGCGACATGGGACGGGTTCCTCTCGATCGGTCTTCGGTGCGGGCGAGCCCGGCACCGACGGTCGGTTCGGGTGTCAGGGATGGAAGCCGCAGTCACGGGAGATCGACGCGGCGGTGGCCAGCAGGTCGGGCAGCAGCTCTAACACCTGCTCATAGCCCAGGACGACGTCGGGCACCGAGACCGACACGGCGGCGGCGACCCGGCCGCCCGCGTCGTGGACTGGTGCGCCGATGCAGTTGATGAACGACTCGTGTTCCGCGCGGTCGACGGCGTGTCCCTGGGCGGCGACGCGATCCAGTTCGTCGTGCAGGGCGGCGGCATCGGTGATCGTGCGGTCGGTGAAGCGGACGAAGTCGATCCCGTCGATCACCTGGCGACGCTGCGTCGCAGGCATCGCCGCCAGGATCACCTTGGACACCGCCGCGCAGTTCAACGGCGCCCGCAGCCCGATCCTGGAGTACATCCGCACCGGATGACGCGAGTCGTACTTGTCCACGTAGACGACCTCACCGCCCTCGAAGGTGGCGAGGTGGACGGTCTGTCCCGTGCGCCGGTTCAGGTCGGCGAGGTGCGGGGCGGCGATGCCACGGACCTCGCGCTGTTCCAGGGCGAGGCTGGACAACGCGAAGAGCCGCGAGCCGAGGTGGTAGCGATGGCTCTCGTCGCGGAAGACGAACCGCTCATCCTCCATCGTCCGCAGCAGTCGTAGCACCGTGGTCTTGTGCACGTCGAGACGCTCGGCGAGTTCGGTGAGCGAGCGTGCCTGCTCACCGAGTTCGACGAGAATGCGCAATGCCTTGGTCAGGCTCTGACTCACTTCTTCCGCTCCTCATGACGCGCTCGTCCGCCTCGGCAGTCGCCGCCGAGGCGTCCGTACGCTACCGCCGTCAGGGCGAGGTCCGGATGCCGTCTGCGCCGACCACGATGCTCGCCCATTGCTGATCGGTGCAGGTCAACAGCGCGTCGACGCTCTCGGGCGGTGGCGGTGGACCGTGGTCTCCTGCCACCGTCAACGCGAGCGCGGCGCAGAGGTGCCCCAAGCGCAGGCTCTGTCGCGGCGGCAGGCCGCGCAGGGTGGCGGCGAGGTATCCGGCAGCGAAGCCGTCACCCGCGCCGACCGTGTCGACGACGTCGACACGCAGGGCCTGCACCGTCGTCTGAGCGCCGTCGCGGTCCACGGCCACGGCATCGTGTGCGTCGTTCTTGACGACCAGCGTGCGCGGTTCGGGCAGGATCTCCCGCAGTCGCGCGGGATCGGCGGCGCCCAGCACCGCCTCGGCCTCGTCGGAGCCGAGCAGCACGATGTCGGCGAGCGCGCAGAGCCGGGTCAGTGTCGCGGGATCGCGGTCGTGCCAGAGGATCGGTCGCCAATTGAGGTCGAAGCTGACGAGGGTGTCTGCGCGAGGCTGGCGGAGCAGTGTGAACAGCAGCTCCGCCGCCGAGTCGGAGATCCCGGCGGTGATGCCGGTGACGTGCACCAGGTCTGCGGCAGCGAGCAGTTCGCGTTGTGGGCCGCCTGCCAGCAACGCGGGTGACATGACCGAGGCCGCCGAGCCGGAACGGTAGTAGTGCATCCGGCGACGCGTGACGTCACCCTGCCCCGCCCCACTGCGGCGGTTCGCGCCACGGCCGTCCGCGCCCGGCCCGTCCGCGCCGTCTCCCGCCGAGGCATCGCCAGTCGAGACACCGCCCGCCGAGGCATCGGCCGCCGGGCCGACACCGTCCGGGCCGACAGTGTCCGGGCCATCACGGTCCGGGCCGACACCGTCCGGGCCGTCCGCCGCGCCGTCACCGTCGGCCCGCCGTCCGCCGCCGGAATCAGTGCCGCCGGACTCCCCGGCCTGCTCGGTGTCGAGTCCGCTTCCGGCGGCCGGCGCGGCCCGTTCCTTGACGTAGAGGCCCGTCGGCCGCAGCGGGTCCAATTCGACGCCGGAGACGTCGACTCCCCTGGCCGCGATGTCGGCGAGCACGTAACGACCGAAGCCGTCCGCGCCGAGTCGGGAGAGCCAGCTCGTGGCGATGCCCAACCCGGCGAGGGTTCCCGCCACGTTGGACTCCGCGCCGCCTGCCGACCGGTGGAACACGGCGCTGTCCTCCAGCGGACCGACCTGATCCGGAACCAGCACGATCATCGACTCGCCGAGGCAGACGGCCCTCGGCTCCGGCGGCGATGTCGGCATGCGCAGCTCCCTGATCACGTGGCGTGGAGACGGTTACGAGTCGGGGCCGACCGGAGGGACTGCGCCGAGAGACCCGGATCACGTCGAGGGCGCCGACTACGCCGAGTCATTGACCTCGATGCGAGCGAATGCTACAACCTCTCCATCGAATTACGCAACGGCCGTTGCAAAATGCGCAACGAAGCCGTTCGGGTGGCGGAATCGGCCGAGTGTCGGCCGGCCCCACGCGCACAACCGACCGGTGCCGGGTCAACCGGACCAGTCCGCAGAGGAGCGACAGATGGACGCGATCGACACTCAGGGTGTCCGAGGGTGCGGCCGACGATGAGCATCGACGCCGCCGCGATGCGAGTCATCGAGGCCGATCGGCTGCTGGCGGTCGTCCGCGCGCCGGAGATCCCGGACGCGGCAGAGCTGTGCGCCGCGCTGGTGGCGGGCGGCATCCGCGCCGTGGAGTTCACCTTCACCACCCCCGACGTCCTCTCGCACCTCACCGTCGCGGCCGAGGCGATGGAGTGGCTGGGCGGCGTCGTCGGCGCGGGCACGCTGCGCACGGGTGACCAGGCTCGTCAGGCCGTCGATGCGGGCGCCCGGTTCCTCGTCACTCCCGGCCTGCGCCGGGACGTCGCCGATGTTGCCCGCCAGAGCGGGACGCCGCTGCTGGGCGGTGCCTTCACCCCCAGCGAGGTGCTCGCCGCGCTGGACCTCGACGTCGCCGCGGTCAAGATCTTCCCGGCGGGCAGGCTCGGCCCGAAGTACCTCGCCGACCTGCTCGGCCCCCTTCCCGAAGCCCGGCTGGTGCCCTCCGGCGGAGTCACCGTCGAGACGGCCGCCGACTACCTCGCCCGAGGTGCCGTCGCGGTCTCGGCGGGCGCCGATGTGGTGTCGCCTCCAGCAGTGGCCGCCGGGGACTGGTCGCAGATCACCGACCGGGCTCGGGCTCTCGTCCGGGCGGTGAGCCCGTGAATCCCCGACGCAGCCGCGGCGGCGAACACCGCAGGCCGATCGGCGGTCGCCCCGAGGTCGCGACGGTCGCGGACCTCCGCTCCCCTACCG
The Actinoalloteichus fjordicus DNA segment above includes these coding regions:
- a CDS encoding glucarate dehydratase family protein, whose protein sequence is MPESVTTEPHRIREVRVTPVAFRDLPLLNVVGVHEPFALRAIIEIVTDSGLVGLGETYGDAGHLDRIRLAAAQLIDVDVWDVNEIARRVHATLAADTSKAGHGMSGMVTGSSTADRVLSPFEVACLDIQGHAIGRPVSDLLGGAVRDRVDYSAYLFYKWAGHPGGAEDQWGAALDPDQLVAQARRMIDEYGFSAIKLKGGVFPPEEEIEAIRALRRAFPDYPLRIDPNGAWTVETSIRVGKELDGVLEYLEDPTPGIEGMASVAREVSMPLATNMCVVAFDHVKPAVAQDAVGVILSDHHFWGGLGRSRVLAGICDTFGMGLSMHSNSHLGISLAAMTHLAAATPNLNYACDTHWPWKSADDDVVVPGVLRFEQGAVPVPTGPGLGVELDRDALARLHEQYLSSGIRERDDTGYMRRVQPDFDPTAPRW
- a CDS encoding RidA family protein translates to MSHPKTALRTDAAPAPAHTFSQGVRKGPILQVSGQGPVDPDSNAYVFPGDVRAQTTRTLRNIEAILAAAGASFDDVVMLRVYLTTRDDFAAMNEAYGEFVSARVAGGVLPARTTVFTGLPREEMLVEIDAMAVLDS
- a CDS encoding IclR family transcriptional regulator, which codes for MSQSLTKALRILVELGEQARSLTELAERLDVHKTTVLRLLRTMEDERFVFRDESHRYHLGSRLFALSSLALEQREVRGIAAPHLADLNRRTGQTVHLATFEGGEVVYVDKYDSRHPVRMYSRIGLRAPLNCAAVSKVILAAMPATQRRQVIDGIDFVRFTDRTITDAAALHDELDRVAAQGHAVDRAEHESFINCIGAPVHDAGGRVAAAVSVSVPDVVLGYEQVLELLPDLLATAASISRDCGFHP
- a CDS encoding sugar kinase: MPTSPPEPRAVCLGESMIVLVPDQVGPLEDSAVFHRSAGGAESNVAGTLAGLGIATSWLSRLGADGFGRYVLADIAARGVDVSGVELDPLRPTGLYVKERAAPAAGSGLDTEQAGESGGTDSGGGRRADGDGAADGPDGVGPDRDGPDTVGPDGVGPAADASAGGVSTGDASAGDGADGPGADGRGANRRSGAGQGDVTRRRMHYYRSGSAASVMSPALLAGGPQRELLAAADLVHVTGITAGISDSAAELLFTLLRQPRADTLVSFDLNWRPILWHDRDPATLTRLCALADIVLLGSDEAEAVLGAADPARLREILPEPRTLVVKNDAHDAVAVDRDGAQTTVQALRVDVVDTVGAGDGFAAGYLAATLRGLPPRQSLRLGHLCAALALTVAGDHGPPPPPESVDALLTCTDQQWASIVVGADGIRTSP
- a CDS encoding bifunctional 4-hydroxy-2-oxoglutarate aldolase/2-dehydro-3-deoxy-phosphogluconate aldolase, which translates into the protein MSIDAAAMRVIEADRLLAVVRAPEIPDAAELCAALVAGGIRAVEFTFTTPDVLSHLTVAAEAMEWLGGVVGAGTLRTGDQARQAVDAGARFLVTPGLRRDVADVARQSGTPLLGGAFTPSEVLAALDLDVAAVKIFPAGRLGPKYLADLLGPLPEARLVPSGGVTVETAADYLARGAVAVSAGADVVSPPAVAAGDWSQITDRARALVRAVSP